In one window of Microcoleus sp. FACHB-831 DNA:
- a CDS encoding BrnT family toxin, producing MNFEWDENKAARNLSKHRVSFEEAKTVFDDPLYVDFYDPDHSDDEERYLIVGKSNRGRLLIVSYTQRGDVIRLISARVVTRTEREAYEEG from the coding sequence ATGAATTTTGAATGGGACGAAAACAAAGCGGCCAGAAATCTGTCAAAGCACAGAGTTTCGTTTGAGGAAGCCAAAACCGTTTTCGACGATCCGCTCTATGTTGACTTCTACGATCCAGACCACTCTGATGATGAGGAGCGTTACCTTATTGTTGGAAAGTCAAACCGGGGACGTTTACTAATTGTGTCGTATACACAGAGGGGAGATGTGATTCGCCTAATTAGTGCAAGAGTTGTAACGCGAACCGAACGTGAAGCCTATGAAGAGGGTTAA